In Planctomycetaceae bacterium, a single genomic region encodes these proteins:
- a CDS encoding ABC transporter permease subunit, with protein MSRVVARKLGTLATLRKHRGLVLMALPVVAFFIVFSYIPMYGLVIAFKDFSISEGILGGRWIGLENFATLFGGDEFPQVIRNTLVISLLRLVFGFAGPIVLALLINEVRLGWYKRTVQTLTYLPYFFSWVLLAGIFRMLLARDGAINSVICSIAGPEAAVPFLTSNAWFIAVIIITAVWQGLGYGAVIYLAALSGISPTLYEAAVVDGAGRWKQTLHITLPALVPTMVTLFILSLGGILNVGFDQIYNMYNPNVYEWGDVLDTYVIRLMQEQMDFAGGAAAGMFKSVVSLVLIVLVNSVTKKISKGEQGIW; from the coding sequence ATGAGCCGCGTCGTGGCCCGAAAACTCGGCACGCTGGCGACGCTGCGAAAGCACCGCGGCCTGGTGCTGATGGCGCTGCCGGTGGTGGCGTTCTTCATCGTCTTCAGCTACATCCCGATGTACGGGCTGGTGATCGCGTTCAAGGATTTCAGCATTTCCGAGGGCATTCTCGGCGGGCGTTGGATCGGTCTGGAGAACTTCGCCACGCTCTTCGGCGGCGACGAGTTCCCGCAGGTCATCCGCAACACGCTGGTGATCAGCCTGCTGCGGCTGGTGTTCGGCTTCGCCGGGCCCATCGTGCTGGCGCTGCTGATCAACGAGGTTCGCCTGGGGTGGTACAAGCGCACGGTGCAGACGCTGACGTATCTGCCGTACTTCTTCTCGTGGGTGCTGCTGGCGGGCATCTTCCGCATGCTGCTGGCGCGCGACGGCGCGATCAACAGCGTCATCTGCTCGATCGCCGGACCCGAGGCGGCCGTGCCCTTCCTGACCAGCAACGCCTGGTTCATCGCCGTCATCATCATCACGGCTGTCTGGCAGGGACTGGGATACGGAGCGGTGATCTACCTCGCGGCGCTGTCGGGCATCAGCCCGACGCTGTACGAAGCCGCCGTCGTCGACGGCGCGGGGCGATGGAAGCAGACGCTGCACATCACGCTGCCCGCGCTGGTGCCGACGATGGTGACGCTGTTCATACTGTCGCTGGGCGGCATCCTGAACGTCGGCTTCGACCAGATCTACAACATGTACAACCCCAACGTGTACGAGTGGGGTGACGTGCTCGACACCTACGTGATCCGGCTGATGCAGGAACAGATGGACTTCGCCGGCGGAGCGGCCGCCGGAATGTTCAAGTCTGTCGTCAGCCTCGTTCTGATCGTCCTGGTGAACTCGGTCACCAAGAAGATCAGCAAAGGCGAACAAGGAATCTGGTGA
- a CDS encoding extracellular solute-binding protein, whose amino-acid sequence MSWKTITGFALLAATLTVFTVLANGPRRTASTDPQIDWKAVEAAYDPNEVLTVSWMGPPYSVNATEGGWLQTYLEKRYHLKIKPIFLGGPDYEWKKPMMSAGGVFVPDVAWEADPINVQMDARNGFIIPIPYELILKHAPSYVRLINETAPQAWMYSYYRRGGEAVGRNLGVPTIWSDGVYPESPAWRKDWLEKVGIKKVPRTLEEMHEALKRFRDEDPDGNGVQDTYGMSASSDAWYRYLDDVFAAFGAPNDKQGLLPFDWIERDGKIVYGGVMPEARQALELLAAWYKEGLIHPDFQLDRGEDNDRKFLNGKVGYLSHGGVWWAVDPELDRSMAKDLAANNPRAAMVMGPPPQGPNGHRGIRIWGGGGNTMVFGAGVAKKPQLVIRMLKMWDEMAAACFDKNPDETNVMLVSKCGQRGLHYEYRDGKTPGSGLKTTPEYADANKRSAATVGLGLAGGTFFSPCGASVELTAAFRSREEVAFNDAYRKRQWGAADVFLKPDVVPSAAKYLKKLREKQMSVYTQIIKGDLKITAFDEFAQEWHRRGGRQMTDEANALFQDMNRVYGIVGARP is encoded by the coding sequence ATGAGTTGGAAAACGATAACCGGGTTTGCCCTCCTGGCCGCGACACTGACGGTTTTTACCGTCCTGGCCAACGGCCCGCGGCGCACGGCCAGCACCGATCCGCAGATCGACTGGAAGGCCGTCGAGGCCGCCTACGATCCCAACGAGGTCTTGACCGTTTCCTGGATGGGCCCGCCGTACAGCGTCAATGCCACGGAGGGCGGCTGGCTGCAGACGTATCTCGAAAAACGTTATCATCTCAAGATCAAGCCGATCTTCCTGGGCGGGCCGGACTACGAGTGGAAGAAGCCGATGATGTCGGCAGGGGGCGTCTTCGTGCCCGACGTGGCGTGGGAGGCCGACCCGATCAATGTCCAGATGGACGCCAGGAACGGCTTCATCATTCCCATCCCGTACGAGCTGATCCTCAAGCACGCTCCGTCGTACGTGCGGTTGATCAACGAGACCGCCCCGCAGGCATGGATGTACTCGTACTATCGCCGCGGCGGCGAGGCGGTCGGGCGCAACCTCGGCGTGCCGACGATCTGGTCCGACGGCGTGTATCCCGAGTCGCCCGCGTGGCGCAAGGACTGGCTCGAGAAGGTCGGCATCAAGAAGGTGCCCCGGACGCTCGAGGAGATGCACGAGGCCCTGAAGCGGTTCCGCGACGAGGACCCCGACGGCAACGGCGTGCAGGACACCTACGGTATGTCGGCCAGCTCGGACGCGTGGTACCGCTACCTCGACGATGTCTTTGCAGCCTTCGGCGCCCCTAACGACAAGCAGGGACTGCTGCCGTTTGACTGGATCGAGCGCGACGGCAAGATCGTCTACGGCGGCGTGATGCCCGAGGCGCGGCAGGCGCTGGAGCTGCTGGCGGCGTGGTATAAGGAAGGGCTGATCCATCCGGACTTCCAGCTTGACCGCGGCGAGGACAACGACCGCAAGTTCCTCAACGGCAAGGTGGGCTATCTCAGCCACGGCGGCGTGTGGTGGGCGGTCGATCCGGAACTGGACCGCTCGATGGCCAAGGACCTGGCGGCGAACAACCCGCGAGCGGCCATGGTAATGGGCCCGCCGCCGCAGGGGCCCAACGGCCATCGCGGAATCCGCATCTGGGGCGGCGGGGGCAACACCATGGTCTTCGGCGCCGGCGTGGCGAAGAAACCTCAACTCGTCATCCGCATGCTCAAGATGTGGGACGAGATGGCCGCGGCGTGCTTCGACAAGAACCCCGACGAGACCAACGTCATGCTCGTCAGCAAGTGCGGCCAGCGCGGGCTTCACTATGAGTACCGCGATGGCAAAACGCCCGGCAGCGGGCTCAAGACCACCCCCGAGTACGCCGACGCCAACAAGCGATCGGCCGCCACCGTGGGCCTGGGCCTGGCGGGGGGCACGTTCTTCAGCCCCTGCGGCGCATCGGTCGAACTGACGGCGGCGTTTCGCAGCCGCGAGGAAGTGGCCTTCAACGACGCCTATCGCAAGCGGCAGTGGGGGGCCGCCGATGTGTTCCTCAAGCCCGACGTGGTGCCCTCGGCCGCCAAGTATCTCAAGAAACTGCGCGAAAAGCAGATGTCGGTCTACACGCAGATCATCAAGGGCGACCTTAAGATCACGGCCTTCGACGAGTTCGCCCAGGAGTGGCACCGCCGCGGCGGGCGGCAGATGACCGACGAGGCCAACGCGCTCTTTCAGGACATGAACCGCGTCTACGGCATTGTGGGGGCGCGCCCATGA
- a CDS encoding MBL fold metallo-hydrolase, whose protein sequence is MADVQITVLADNAACRDGLVAEHGLAMWIELGGRAALFDTGQGPALAANAPQLGVRLDRAEAVVLSHGHYDHTGGLVEALRNSVAEVYVHPAAIGPKWSARPGRAPRDVAAPAAAREALAGSGVRWITGPVTVWDSMRLTGPIPRLTDFEDTGGAFFSDQACTQRDALPDDQAAYIETPAGTVVVLGCAHAGVINTLWYVQALTNHRPIHTLIGGMHLHSASPGRMDATITELRALGVRRLLPCHCTGAAAVDRLQRELGSGVMPCSAGSIIAVP, encoded by the coding sequence ATGGCTGACGTTCAAATCACGGTATTGGCCGACAACGCCGCCTGCCGCGACGGCTTGGTCGCCGAGCACGGGTTGGCGATGTGGATCGAGCTTGGCGGCCGCGCCGCGCTCTTTGATACCGGTCAAGGCCCGGCGTTGGCGGCCAACGCCCCGCAGTTGGGCGTACGGCTCGACCGCGCCGAGGCGGTGGTCCTCAGTCACGGGCACTACGACCACACCGGGGGTCTGGTCGAGGCGCTGCGGAACTCCGTGGCAGAGGTGTACGTTCATCCGGCGGCGATCGGGCCCAAATGGTCGGCCCGGCCGGGGCGAGCGCCGCGCGATGTCGCCGCGCCCGCGGCTGCCCGCGAGGCGCTGGCGGGCTCCGGGGTCCGATGGATCACCGGGCCCGTCACGGTCTGGGACTCGATGCGCCTGACCGGTCCGATCCCGCGCCTGACCGATTTCGAGGACACCGGCGGAGCGTTCTTCAGCGACCAGGCCTGCACGCAGCGCGACGCCCTGCCGGATGACCAGGCGGCGTACATCGAGACGCCGGCCGGCACGGTCGTGGTTCTCGGCTGCGCTCATGCGGGCGTGATCAACACGCTGTGGTACGTGCAGGCGCTGACGAACCACCGCCCGATCCACACGCTGATCGGCGGGATGCACCTGCACAGCGCCTCGCCGGGCCGGATGGACGCGACGATCACCGAGCTGCGCGCCCTGGGCGTGCGGCGTCTGCTGCCCTGTCACTGCACTGGCGCGGCGGCTGTCGATCGCCTGCAGCGCGAGCTGGGGTCCGGCGTCATGCCATGCTCCGCGGGGAGCATAATTGCCGTGCCGTGA
- a CDS encoding ATP-binding protein yields MKELVVISGKGGTGKTSIVASMASLAGAHAVLADCDVDAADLHLILAPRNTQRHDFYSGQQAVIDPQRCTNCGACEAYCRFAAVQRGAAARPGAAAACKDCDFCSRSCSQRANDQIAAMMEASGTAAALAIEIDPLACQGCGVCARFCPAEAITLRPRLCGQWMISQTRVGSLVHARLAPAAENSGKLVSTVRQQARELARRDGCELVIIDGPPGVGCPVIASMTGATLAMIVTEPTLSGRHDMQRAADLARHFKIPAMICVNKWDLNPQVADDIEALAQQRGIRNAGRVCYDPIVTRAQIQGRAVVDAGPGRCADDIRRVWGATYTALENLASERSVQRARDG; encoded by the coding sequence ATGAAGGAACTGGTCGTCATCAGCGGCAAGGGCGGCACGGGCAAGACGTCCATCGTCGCCTCGATGGCCTCACTGGCCGGCGCCCACGCGGTGCTGGCCGACTGCGACGTCGACGCGGCGGACCTGCACCTGATCCTGGCGCCGCGGAACACGCAGCGCCACGATTTCTACAGTGGTCAGCAGGCTGTCATCGACCCGCAACGCTGCACCAACTGCGGCGCGTGCGAGGCGTACTGCCGGTTTGCAGCCGTTCAGCGCGGCGCGGCCGCCCGCCCGGGTGCGGCCGCGGCGTGCAAGGACTGTGACTTCTGCAGCCGCTCCTGCTCCCAGCGAGCCAACGATCAGATCGCCGCGATGATGGAAGCGTCCGGCACGGCCGCCGCGCTGGCGATCGAGATCGACCCCCTGGCGTGCCAGGGCTGCGGCGTGTGCGCGCGGTTCTGTCCGGCAGAGGCGATCACGCTGCGCCCTCGCCTGTGCGGGCAGTGGATGATCTCGCAGACGCGAGTCGGCAGCCTGGTTCACGCGCGCCTGGCGCCGGCGGCGGAGAACTCCGGAAAGCTCGTCAGCACCGTTCGCCAGCAGGCCCGCGAGCTGGCGCGCCGGGACGGGTGCGAGCTGGTGATCATCGACGGCCCGCCGGGGGTGGGCTGCCCGGTGATCGCGTCGATGACCGGCGCGACGCTGGCGATGATCGTGACCGAACCGACGCTCAGCGGACGCCACGACATGCAGCGTGCGGCGGACCTGGCGAGGCATTTCAAGATCCCGGCGATGATCTGCGTCAACAAGTGGGACCTGAACCCGCAGGTGGCCGATGACATCGAGGCGCTGGCCCAGCAACGCGGAATCCGCAACGCCGGGCGAGTCTGCTACGACCCGATCGTCACGCGGGCACAAATCCAGGGCCGCGCCGTGGTCGACGCAGGCCCCGGCCGCTGCGCCGACGACATCCGCCGCGTCTGGGGCGCCACATATACGGCGTTGGAGAATCTGGCCTCGGAAAGATCGGTCCAAAGGGCGCGCGATGGCTGA
- a CDS encoding ATP-binding protein, with protein MRIAVASGKGGTGKTTIATNLAYVAALAGGSVAYLDCDVEAPNGAIFLKPKIGEDNPVTTSVPKVDLDKCTGCGLCGEVCQFSAIVSMNKTVLTFPELCHGCAGCWLACPAGAIREDQQEIGRVQTGAAGQVRFLQGLLNIGQAMSSPLIRAVKTAAPQADLTIIDCPPGTSCPVIEAVRGSCYVLLVSEPTPFGLHDLSLAIETVRELGIPLGVVINRCDSGDARLRQYCDDNAIAVLAEIPDVRAVAEAYSRGMLAAELSGHYRQGFERLIEALRREVGR; from the coding sequence ATGCGAATAGCGGTTGCCAGCGGCAAGGGGGGCACCGGCAAGACGACCATCGCCACGAATCTGGCATACGTCGCCGCCTTGGCCGGAGGCAGCGTGGCGTATCTCGACTGCGACGTCGAAGCGCCCAACGGGGCCATCTTCCTCAAGCCGAAGATCGGCGAAGACAATCCGGTCACTACGTCGGTGCCCAAGGTGGATCTCGACAAGTGTACCGGCTGCGGACTGTGCGGCGAGGTCTGCCAGTTCAGCGCCATCGTGTCGATGAACAAGACCGTGCTGACCTTTCCGGAACTCTGCCACGGCTGCGCCGGATGTTGGCTGGCGTGCCCGGCCGGGGCTATCCGCGAAGACCAGCAGGAGATCGGGCGCGTGCAGACCGGCGCGGCGGGGCAGGTGCGGTTTCTCCAGGGGCTGCTGAACATCGGTCAGGCGATGAGCTCGCCACTGATCCGCGCGGTGAAGACGGCCGCCCCGCAGGCGGACCTGACGATTATCGATTGTCCGCCGGGCACGTCTTGCCCAGTGATCGAGGCGGTGCGCGGCAGTTGCTACGTGCTGCTGGTGAGCGAGCCCACGCCTTTTGGTCTGCACGACCTGTCGCTGGCGATTGAGACCGTTCGGGAGTTGGGGATTCCCTTGGGCGTCGTGATCAACCGCTGCGACAGCGGCGACGCGCGCCTGCGGCAGTACTGCGACGACAACGCCATCGCCGTCCTGGCGGAGATTCCCGACGTGCGGGCGGTCGCCGAGGCGTATTCCCGCGGTATGCTGGCGGCGGAACTGTCCGGGCACTACCGCCAGGGCTTCGAGCGGCTCATCGAGGCGCTGCGGCGGGAGGTCGGGCGATGA
- a CDS encoding DUF5320 domain-containing protein, whose translation MPRGNGTGPMGMGPMTGRAAGFCAGFATPGFATGGFAGVGRGAGGGFGRRCRNQFYATGLLGWQRATMTQPAPEAPNKVEALKGQAAYLEEALNDVRRRIEELETKKG comes from the coding sequence ATGCCACGAGGAAACGGAACAGGACCGATGGGGATGGGACCGATGACAGGACGAGCGGCGGGTTTTTGCGCGGGCTTTGCCACGCCAGGCTTTGCGACGGGCGGTTTCGCCGGCGTGGGACGGGGAGCGGGCGGCGGTTTCGGCCGGCGTTGCCGGAACCAGTTTTACGCGACCGGTCTTCTCGGTTGGCAGCGTGCTACGATGACGCAACCCGCACCGGAGGCGCCGAACAAGGTCGAGGCCCTGAAAGGGCAGGCGGCATACCTTGAGGAAGCCCTCAACGACGTTCGCCGCAGGATCGAGGAACTGGAAACGAAGAAGGGCTGA
- a CDS encoding NifB/NifX family molybdenum-iron cluster-binding protein, translating to MNVAIPFWQGRVSPVFDVAANVLLVEIAAGKEQARRTVAMESAQPQGRAAELAASGAKVLICGAISRPLEMALAAHGVEVVSQTCGEIEQVLEAFIAGQLTRDKFLMPGCCGRGRRWQAGRRGGRCRPRPCSGDRGAEPHNL from the coding sequence ATGAACGTCGCCATTCCATTCTGGCAAGGCCGCGTCAGCCCCGTCTTCGACGTGGCCGCCAACGTCCTGCTTGTGGAGATAGCCGCCGGCAAGGAGCAGGCGCGGCGGACGGTGGCGATGGAGTCGGCGCAGCCGCAGGGGCGGGCGGCGGAGTTGGCCGCCTCCGGCGCGAAGGTCCTGATCTGCGGCGCCATCTCGCGCCCGCTGGAAATGGCCTTGGCCGCACACGGCGTCGAGGTGGTCTCACAGACCTGCGGCGAGATCGAGCAGGTGCTGGAGGCCTTCATCGCCGGACAGTTGACGCGGGACAAATTTCTGATGCCGGGCTGTTGCGGGCGAGGCAGGCGATGGCAGGCAGGCCGCCGCGGCGGTCGCTGTCGCCCGCGCCCGTGCAGCGGCGACCGAGGCGCAGAGCCTCACAACCTGTAA
- a CDS encoding sigma 54-interacting transcriptional regulator, with translation MSANPSADQREVAILDSINEGVFTVDLDWRITAFNRAAERITGVSARQAIGSACCDVFRASICETSCALRRTMTSGKPVLNATAHIINQHGQRVPIRISTALLRDGEGTIVGGVETFSDLRQVEQLQKELQSRYTFEDIVGRSTAMTRLFEILPQIAASSSTVLIEGPSGTGKELFARAIHSLSPRKRKPLVAVNCAALPDTLLESELFGHKAGAFTDAKCDKPGRFLLAQGGTIFLDEIGDISPAMQVRLLRVLQERVVEPLGGVKPVPVDVRVIAATNRDLSRLVRSGKFRQDLYYRIRVIHLNLPSLAQRREDIPLLVDHLIAKFSRLQGKDIAGVSGQVLARLMEHDYPGNVRELENIIEQAFVLCSGAMIEMNHLPPELRPASCTHAIADGQPMSLESVEKVFITEALARRNGNRHQAAADLGINVSTLYRKIRDMGVEMPQSDGRGRRRS, from the coding sequence ATGAGCGCTAATCCCTCCGCCGATCAACGCGAAGTCGCTATCCTGGACTCGATCAACGAGGGCGTGTTCACCGTCGACCTGGACTGGCGCATCACGGCATTCAATCGTGCCGCCGAGCGGATCACCGGCGTGTCGGCCCGCCAGGCCATCGGAAGCGCCTGCTGCGACGTCTTCCGCGCCAGCATCTGCGAGACGTCGTGCGCCCTTCGCCGCACGATGACCAGCGGCAAGCCGGTCCTCAACGCCACGGCCCACATCATCAACCAGCACGGTCAGCGCGTACCCATCCGCATCTCGACGGCGCTTCTGCGCGATGGCGAGGGCACGATCGTCGGCGGCGTCGAGACGTTTTCCGATCTGCGGCAGGTCGAGCAGCTCCAGAAGGAGCTCCAGTCGCGCTACACCTTCGAGGACATCGTCGGTCGCAGCACGGCTATGACGCGCCTGTTCGAGATCCTTCCCCAGATCGCCGCCAGCAGCTCGACCGTGCTGATCGAAGGGCCCAGCGGAACCGGCAAGGAACTGTTTGCCCGGGCGATCCACAGCCTCTCGCCGCGGAAGCGCAAACCCCTGGTGGCCGTCAATTGCGCCGCCCTGCCCGACACGCTGCTCGAGAGCGAGCTGTTCGGTCACAAGGCCGGCGCCTTCACCGACGCCAAGTGCGATAAACCAGGGCGTTTTCTGCTGGCGCAGGGCGGGACGATCTTTCTCGACGAGATCGGGGACATCTCGCCGGCCATGCAGGTGCGCCTGCTGCGGGTGCTTCAGGAGCGCGTGGTCGAACCGTTGGGCGGCGTCAAGCCCGTTCCCGTGGATGTGCGGGTGATTGCGGCTACCAACAGAGATCTGTCCCGCCTGGTGCGTTCGGGCAAGTTTCGCCAGGACCTGTACTACCGCATCCGCGTGATCCACCTGAACCTGCCCAGCCTCGCGCAGCGTCGGGAGGACATCCCGTTGCTGGTCGATCACCTGATCGCCAAGTTCAGCCGCCTGCAGGGAAAGGACATCGCCGGCGTGTCCGGCCAGGTGCTCGCCAGGCTCATGGAGCACGACTATCCCGGCAACGTCCGCGAGCTCGAAAACATCATCGAGCAGGCCTTCGTCCTTTGCAGCGGTGCAATGATCGAGATGAACCACCTGCCCCCGGAACTGCGCCCCGCCTCCTGCACCCATGCCATCGCCGACGGACAACCGATGAGCCTCGAATCCGTCGAGAAGGTGTTTATTACCGAAGCGCTGGCCCGGCGAAACGGAAACCGCCACCAGGCGGCCGCCGATCTGGGCATCAACGTCAGCACCCTCTACCGCAAGATCCGCGACATGGGCGTCGAGATGCCCCAAAGCGACGGACGCGGGCGGCGGCGATCCTAA
- a CDS encoding NADH-quinone oxidoreductase subunit N, protein MSVGDFQAMLPLVALGAAAVAVMLAISIRRSHRACALLAALGLAAALALLPVAAAGAPRQIGAMLTIDHFALYYMGLILSAALAVVMISQPYLAHCKPGVMAEEYYMLVLLATLGASVLPASSHFASFLLGLEILSVSLFAMIAYRREQAASLEAGIKYLVLAGLSSALLVFGMALVYAGRGTMNLGELAGGSGGGMLPAAGMAIMTVGIGFKLAVAPFQFWTPDVYQGSPAPVAAFISTVSKGAIFALLVRYFWRMNSGTAFPGCDHATGWKACATAGAVFWTFAAIAVASMITGNLLALRQSNIKRILAYSSIAHMGYLLVAFLAAGELAAVAVGVYLAAYFVAKIGAFGVVAALTGPRGEAVDVVGDYRGLAWRRPWLAAVMTAMLLSLAGLPLTAGFVGKFYVLAAGAGGGLWALAVILILNSAVGLFYYLRVISEMFRPAEDADVASEASSVQSRSTPWPTAAALCLLSAALVGIGVYPQPLLALIGRLP, encoded by the coding sequence ATGAGCGTTGGCGATTTCCAGGCGATGTTGCCGCTGGTTGCACTGGGCGCCGCGGCGGTGGCGGTGATGCTGGCGATCTCGATCCGCCGCAGCCACCGCGCCTGCGCGCTGCTGGCGGCGCTGGGCCTGGCGGCGGCGCTGGCGCTGTTGCCGGTCGCGGCGGCTGGGGCCCCGCGCCAGATCGGCGCGATGCTGACCATCGACCATTTCGCGCTGTACTACATGGGGCTGATCCTGTCGGCCGCCCTGGCGGTGGTGATGATTTCGCAGCCGTATCTGGCGCATTGCAAGCCCGGCGTGATGGCGGAGGAGTATTACATGCTGGTGCTGCTGGCAACGCTCGGGGCGAGCGTTCTTCCAGCCAGCAGCCACTTCGCCTCGTTTCTGCTGGGTCTGGAGATTCTCAGCGTCAGCCTCTTTGCGATGATCGCGTACCGGCGCGAGCAGGCGGCGTCGCTCGAGGCGGGCATCAAGTACCTGGTGCTGGCGGGGCTGTCGTCGGCTTTGCTGGTCTTTGGCATGGCGCTGGTCTACGCTGGGCGGGGCACGATGAATCTGGGCGAACTGGCCGGCGGAAGCGGCGGGGGAATGCTGCCGGCGGCGGGGATGGCGATCATGACCGTGGGGATCGGTTTCAAACTGGCCGTGGCGCCGTTTCAATTCTGGACGCCCGACGTGTACCAGGGAAGCCCCGCCCCGGTGGCGGCGTTCATCTCGACGGTTTCCAAGGGTGCGATCTTCGCCCTGCTCGTGCGGTACTTCTGGCGGATGAACAGTGGCACAGCCTTTCCAGGCTGTGACCATGCCACAGGCTGGAAAGCCTGTGCCACGGCCGGGGCGGTGTTCTGGACCTTCGCAGCTATCGCCGTGGCCTCGATGATCACCGGCAACTTGCTGGCTCTGAGGCAGAGCAACATCAAGCGCATCCTGGCGTACTCGTCGATCGCCCACATGGGATACCTGCTCGTGGCGTTCCTGGCCGCGGGTGAGTTGGCGGCTGTGGCGGTGGGGGTCTACCTGGCGGCGTACTTCGTCGCCAAGATCGGGGCCTTTGGGGTGGTGGCGGCTTTGACCGGTCCGCGCGGCGAGGCGGTGGACGTCGTGGGCGACTACCGGGGCCTGGCGTGGCGGCGCCCGTGGTTGGCGGCGGTGATGACGGCGATGCTCCTGTCGCTGGCGGGGCTGCCCCTGACGGCGGGGTTTGTCGGCAAGTTCTACGTGTTGGCCGCCGGCGCGGGCGGCGGGCTGTGGGCGCTGGCGGTCATCCTCATCCTCAACAGCGCCGTGGGGCTGTTCTATTATCTGCGCGTGATCTCGGAGATGTTCCGTCCGGCCGAGGATGCGGACGTCGCGTCCGAGGCGTCGTCGGTCCAGTCCCGATCCACGCCGTGGCCTACCGCGGCGGCTCTGTGCCTGCTCTCGGCCGCACTGGTGGGCATCGGGGTTTATCCCCAACCGCTGCTGGCGCTGATCGGTCGCCTGCCATGA